One Coffea arabica cultivar ET-39 chromosome 5c, Coffea Arabica ET-39 HiFi, whole genome shotgun sequence DNA window includes the following coding sequences:
- the LOC140004518 gene encoding ubiquitin carboxyl-terminal hydrolase 25-like isoform X1, with protein sequence MAVLQMTWQPSSLNQKRKSGPPLGLKNLGNTCYLNSVLQCLTYTPPLANFCLKYQHSSSCDAAGVASDKKRECPFCILEKRIVRSLSIDSTLDSPLKINNCLRLFAEHFKHGRQEDAHEFLRYVIDACHNTCLRLKKLQLQRRKGGSCGESGNGNTIVKEIFGGALQSQVKCLSCGAESNKVDDIMDISLDILHSGSLKDALQRFFQPEILDGGNKYKCDSCKKLVAARKQMSILQAPNVLVIQLKVGYYLVSCLLGISVIDVCFFVANDTFLKMAQRFEGIFGGKVDKPIAFEEVLVLSSYMYKGSQDLHPEYRLCGTIVHAGFSPDSGHYYAYIKDAMSRWYCCNDAYVTPSSLQEVLSEKAYILFFTRSKQRQPLVKTGLLANGLKSHESNGIDAILSKYNQSNGIDANGSKCHQSNGNDANRAKSHQLSGSDSNGSKFHQSNGSDANESKRHQSNGSDASESRRHQSNGNDASKILNSCLSEKVTKTKHVFDQHLETNNLTSSKVNKVPAGLSRKLSVSENSDTRKCPVNGGIKIIVHKKDFAATTSKSTASTDTENNKNNAQTVTDGNGVGKVRRDEALYTANSGSSTVANGHCKIQNINGDSVEKGHKENHVRRDIMAVGRTHNQKEESNPDVKCHSDGSRLKRKSQDKDPCILLATDAQSCAKVEEFKKVIEKETSSVLASCGWSEEVYTFMRSRKKLCVGRAEYDASNVNQLKRLLIKDAKSAFISKIPESLKGRLIEHLVLFSKEKQPSIA encoded by the exons ATGGCCGTACTGCAAATGACGTGGCAGCCGAGCTCCCTCAATCAAAAACGCAAGTCTGGTCCACCTCTAGGGCTTAAAAACCTCGGCAACACTTGCTATCTTAACTCCGTTCTTCAGTGCCTCACCTACACCCCTCCCCTCGCCAATTTTTGCCTGAAGTACCAGCACTCCTCTTCTT GTGATGCAGCTGGGGTAGCATCGGACAAAAAGAGAGAGTGTCCATTTTGTATATTAGAGAAAAGGATTGTAAGGTCCCTGAGTATAGATTCAACTTTAGATTCACCATTGAAAATAAATAACTGTTTGAGACTTTTTGCTGAGCATTTTAAACATGGAAGGCAAGAGGATGCACATGAATTTTTGCGATATGTGATTGATGCTTGTCATAATACATGTTTGAGATTGAAAAAACTGCAGTTGCAGCGAAGGAAAGGTGGGAGTTGTGGGGAGAGTGGTAATGGAAATACCATAGTGAAAGAGATATTTGGAGGTGCTCTGCAGAGCCAAGTAAAGTGTTTGTCCTGTGGGGCAGAGTCAAATAAGGTGGACGATATCATGGATATCAGCCTTGATATCTTACATAGTGGGTCTCTCAAAGATGCTTTGCAGAGGTTTTTCCAGCCTGAGATTTTGGATGGTGGCAACAAGTACAAGTGTGATAG TTGTAAGAAATTGGTGGCAGCACGGAAGCAAATGTCTATACTTCAAGCGCCAAATGTTCTTGTAATCCAGCTAAAGGTAGGATATTAtcttgtctcttgtcttttggGCATTTCAGTAATAGATGTGTGCTTTTTTGTGGCTAATGATACTTTTCTTAAAATGGCACAGAGGTTTGAGGGTATTTTTGGTGGGAAGGTCGACAAGCCAATAGCTTTTGAGGAGGTTTTAGTGCTTTCCAGCTACATGTACAAAGGAAGCCAG GATCTTCATCCAGAGTATAGACTTTGTGGTACCATTGTGCATGCGGGCTTCTCTCCAGATTCTGGACATTATTATGCATATATAAAG GATGCTATGTCCCGCTGGTATTGCTGCAACGATGCGTATGTTACCCCTTCGAGCTTGCAGGAGGTTCTGTCGGAGAAGGCTTATATTCTTTTCTTCACCCGTTCTAAGCAAAGGCAGCCACTTGTCAAGACTGGTTTGCTGGCCAATGGATTGAAGTCTCATGAGTCGAATGGCATTGATGCCATCTTATCAAAGTACAATCAGTCGAATGGCATTGATGCTAATGGGTCAAAGTGCCATCAGTCAAATGGCAACGATGCCAATAGGGCAAAGTCCCATCAGTTGAGTGGCAGTGATTCCAATGGGTCAAAGTTTCATCAATCAAATGGCAGTGATGCCAATGAGTCAAAGAGGCATCAATCTAATGGCAGTGATGCCAGTGAGTCGCGGAGACACCAATCTAATGGCAATGATGCATCCAAAATCTTGAACTCATGCCTATCAGAAAAAGTGACGAAGACAAAACATGTTTTTGATCAGCACTTGGAGACTAATAATCTGACCTCATCAAAGGTCAATAAGGTGCCTGCTggactttcaaggaagttgagTGTCTCTGAAAATTCTGATACAAGAAAATGCCCTGTCAATGGTGGTATCAAAATAATTGTTCATAAAAAGGATTTCGCTGCAACAACTTCCAAGTCTACCGCTTCTACTGATACAgagaacaataaaaacaatGCACAAACTGTGACCGATGGAAATGGTGTTGGCAAAGTTAGACGAGATGAAGCCTTATATACTGCCAATAGCGGATCTTCTACGGTGGCAAATGGTCACTGTAAGATTCAAAATATAAATGGTGATTCCGTAGAGAAAGGTCATAAAGAAAACCATGTTAGGAGGGATATCATGGCAGTAGGAAGAACTCATAACCAAAAAGAGGAGTCTAATCCAGATGTAAAATGCCATTCTGATGGCTCAAGGTTGAAAAGAAAGTCACAGGACAAAGATCCTTGTATTTTGCTCGCAACAGATGCTCAATCTTGTGCCAAGGTGGAGGAGTTCAAGAAAGT catTGAGAAAGAGACTTCATCAGTGCTGGCATCATGTGGTTGGTCAGAAGAAGTTTACACTTTTATGCGTTCTCGGAAAAAGCTGTGTGTGGGACGAGCAGAATATGATGCATCAAATGTCAACCAATTGAA GAGGCTGTTGATAAAAGATGCCAAATCagcttttatttcaaaaattcccGAGTCGTTGAAGGGGAGGCTTATTGAACATCTAGTATTATTCAGCAAAGAGAAACAACCTTCTATTGCGTGA
- the LOC140004518 gene encoding ubiquitin carboxyl-terminal hydrolase 25-like isoform X3, whose amino-acid sequence MYLFLCVFSSTSTRKLGRSDAAGVASDKKRECPFCILEKRIVRSLSIDSTLDSPLKINNCLRLFAEHFKHGRQEDAHEFLRYVIDACHNTCLRLKKLQLQRRKGGSCGESGNGNTIVKEIFGGALQSQVKCLSCGAESNKVDDIMDISLDILHSGSLKDALQRFFQPEILDGGNKYKCDSCKKLVAARKQMSILQAPNVLVIQLKRFEGIFGGKVDKPIAFEEVLVLSSYMYKGSQDLHPEYRLCGTIVHAGFSPDSGHYYAYIKDAMSRWYCCNDAYVTPSSLQEVLSEKAYILFFTRSKQRQPLVKTGLLANGLKSHESNGIDAILSKYNQSNGIDANGSKCHQSNGNDANRAKSHQLSGSDSNGSKFHQSNGSDANESKRHQSNGSDASESRRHQSNGNDASKILNSCLSEKVTKTKHVFDQHLETNNLTSSKVNKVPAGLSRKLSVSENSDTRKCPVNGGIKIIVHKKDFAATTSKSTASTDTENNKNNAQTVTDGNGVGKVRRDEALYTANSGSSTVANGHCKIQNINGDSVEKGHKENHVRRDIMAVGRTHNQKEESNPDVKCHSDGSRLKRKSQDKDPCILLATDAQSCAKVEEFKKVIEKETSSVLASCGWSEEVYTFMRSRKKLCVGRAEYDASNVNQLKRLLIKDAKSAFISKIPESLKGRLIEHLVLFSKEKQPSIA is encoded by the exons ATGTACTTATTCCTTTGTGTATTTTCGTCAACATCGACCAGGAAGCTAGGTCGAA GTGATGCAGCTGGGGTAGCATCGGACAAAAAGAGAGAGTGTCCATTTTGTATATTAGAGAAAAGGATTGTAAGGTCCCTGAGTATAGATTCAACTTTAGATTCACCATTGAAAATAAATAACTGTTTGAGACTTTTTGCTGAGCATTTTAAACATGGAAGGCAAGAGGATGCACATGAATTTTTGCGATATGTGATTGATGCTTGTCATAATACATGTTTGAGATTGAAAAAACTGCAGTTGCAGCGAAGGAAAGGTGGGAGTTGTGGGGAGAGTGGTAATGGAAATACCATAGTGAAAGAGATATTTGGAGGTGCTCTGCAGAGCCAAGTAAAGTGTTTGTCCTGTGGGGCAGAGTCAAATAAGGTGGACGATATCATGGATATCAGCCTTGATATCTTACATAGTGGGTCTCTCAAAGATGCTTTGCAGAGGTTTTTCCAGCCTGAGATTTTGGATGGTGGCAACAAGTACAAGTGTGATAG TTGTAAGAAATTGGTGGCAGCACGGAAGCAAATGTCTATACTTCAAGCGCCAAATGTTCTTGTAATCCAGCTAAAG AGGTTTGAGGGTATTTTTGGTGGGAAGGTCGACAAGCCAATAGCTTTTGAGGAGGTTTTAGTGCTTTCCAGCTACATGTACAAAGGAAGCCAG GATCTTCATCCAGAGTATAGACTTTGTGGTACCATTGTGCATGCGGGCTTCTCTCCAGATTCTGGACATTATTATGCATATATAAAG GATGCTATGTCCCGCTGGTATTGCTGCAACGATGCGTATGTTACCCCTTCGAGCTTGCAGGAGGTTCTGTCGGAGAAGGCTTATATTCTTTTCTTCACCCGTTCTAAGCAAAGGCAGCCACTTGTCAAGACTGGTTTGCTGGCCAATGGATTGAAGTCTCATGAGTCGAATGGCATTGATGCCATCTTATCAAAGTACAATCAGTCGAATGGCATTGATGCTAATGGGTCAAAGTGCCATCAGTCAAATGGCAACGATGCCAATAGGGCAAAGTCCCATCAGTTGAGTGGCAGTGATTCCAATGGGTCAAAGTTTCATCAATCAAATGGCAGTGATGCCAATGAGTCAAAGAGGCATCAATCTAATGGCAGTGATGCCAGTGAGTCGCGGAGACACCAATCTAATGGCAATGATGCATCCAAAATCTTGAACTCATGCCTATCAGAAAAAGTGACGAAGACAAAACATGTTTTTGATCAGCACTTGGAGACTAATAATCTGACCTCATCAAAGGTCAATAAGGTGCCTGCTggactttcaaggaagttgagTGTCTCTGAAAATTCTGATACAAGAAAATGCCCTGTCAATGGTGGTATCAAAATAATTGTTCATAAAAAGGATTTCGCTGCAACAACTTCCAAGTCTACCGCTTCTACTGATACAgagaacaataaaaacaatGCACAAACTGTGACCGATGGAAATGGTGTTGGCAAAGTTAGACGAGATGAAGCCTTATATACTGCCAATAGCGGATCTTCTACGGTGGCAAATGGTCACTGTAAGATTCAAAATATAAATGGTGATTCCGTAGAGAAAGGTCATAAAGAAAACCATGTTAGGAGGGATATCATGGCAGTAGGAAGAACTCATAACCAAAAAGAGGAGTCTAATCCAGATGTAAAATGCCATTCTGATGGCTCAAGGTTGAAAAGAAAGTCACAGGACAAAGATCCTTGTATTTTGCTCGCAACAGATGCTCAATCTTGTGCCAAGGTGGAGGAGTTCAAGAAAGT catTGAGAAAGAGACTTCATCAGTGCTGGCATCATGTGGTTGGTCAGAAGAAGTTTACACTTTTATGCGTTCTCGGAAAAAGCTGTGTGTGGGACGAGCAGAATATGATGCATCAAATGTCAACCAATTGAA GAGGCTGTTGATAAAAGATGCCAAATCagcttttatttcaaaaattcccGAGTCGTTGAAGGGGAGGCTTATTGAACATCTAGTATTATTCAGCAAAGAGAAACAACCTTCTATTGCGTGA
- the LOC140004518 gene encoding ubiquitin carboxyl-terminal hydrolase 25-like isoform X2 — translation MAVLQMTWQPSSLNQKRKSGPPLGLKNLGNTCYLNSVLQCLTYTPPLANFCLKYQHSSSCDAAGVASDKKRECPFCILEKRIVRSLSIDSTLDSPLKINNCLRLFAEHFKHGRQEDAHEFLRYVIDACHNTCLRLKKLQLQRRKGGSCGESGNGNTIVKEIFGGALQSQVKCLSCGAESNKVDDIMDISLDILHSGSLKDALQRFFQPEILDGGNKYKCDSCKKLVAARKQMSILQAPNVLVIQLKRFEGIFGGKVDKPIAFEEVLVLSSYMYKGSQDLHPEYRLCGTIVHAGFSPDSGHYYAYIKDAMSRWYCCNDAYVTPSSLQEVLSEKAYILFFTRSKQRQPLVKTGLLANGLKSHESNGIDAILSKYNQSNGIDANGSKCHQSNGNDANRAKSHQLSGSDSNGSKFHQSNGSDANESKRHQSNGSDASESRRHQSNGNDASKILNSCLSEKVTKTKHVFDQHLETNNLTSSKVNKVPAGLSRKLSVSENSDTRKCPVNGGIKIIVHKKDFAATTSKSTASTDTENNKNNAQTVTDGNGVGKVRRDEALYTANSGSSTVANGHCKIQNINGDSVEKGHKENHVRRDIMAVGRTHNQKEESNPDVKCHSDGSRLKRKSQDKDPCILLATDAQSCAKVEEFKKVIEKETSSVLASCGWSEEVYTFMRSRKKLCVGRAEYDASNVNQLKRLLIKDAKSAFISKIPESLKGRLIEHLVLFSKEKQPSIA, via the exons ATGGCCGTACTGCAAATGACGTGGCAGCCGAGCTCCCTCAATCAAAAACGCAAGTCTGGTCCACCTCTAGGGCTTAAAAACCTCGGCAACACTTGCTATCTTAACTCCGTTCTTCAGTGCCTCACCTACACCCCTCCCCTCGCCAATTTTTGCCTGAAGTACCAGCACTCCTCTTCTT GTGATGCAGCTGGGGTAGCATCGGACAAAAAGAGAGAGTGTCCATTTTGTATATTAGAGAAAAGGATTGTAAGGTCCCTGAGTATAGATTCAACTTTAGATTCACCATTGAAAATAAATAACTGTTTGAGACTTTTTGCTGAGCATTTTAAACATGGAAGGCAAGAGGATGCACATGAATTTTTGCGATATGTGATTGATGCTTGTCATAATACATGTTTGAGATTGAAAAAACTGCAGTTGCAGCGAAGGAAAGGTGGGAGTTGTGGGGAGAGTGGTAATGGAAATACCATAGTGAAAGAGATATTTGGAGGTGCTCTGCAGAGCCAAGTAAAGTGTTTGTCCTGTGGGGCAGAGTCAAATAAGGTGGACGATATCATGGATATCAGCCTTGATATCTTACATAGTGGGTCTCTCAAAGATGCTTTGCAGAGGTTTTTCCAGCCTGAGATTTTGGATGGTGGCAACAAGTACAAGTGTGATAG TTGTAAGAAATTGGTGGCAGCACGGAAGCAAATGTCTATACTTCAAGCGCCAAATGTTCTTGTAATCCAGCTAAAG AGGTTTGAGGGTATTTTTGGTGGGAAGGTCGACAAGCCAATAGCTTTTGAGGAGGTTTTAGTGCTTTCCAGCTACATGTACAAAGGAAGCCAG GATCTTCATCCAGAGTATAGACTTTGTGGTACCATTGTGCATGCGGGCTTCTCTCCAGATTCTGGACATTATTATGCATATATAAAG GATGCTATGTCCCGCTGGTATTGCTGCAACGATGCGTATGTTACCCCTTCGAGCTTGCAGGAGGTTCTGTCGGAGAAGGCTTATATTCTTTTCTTCACCCGTTCTAAGCAAAGGCAGCCACTTGTCAAGACTGGTTTGCTGGCCAATGGATTGAAGTCTCATGAGTCGAATGGCATTGATGCCATCTTATCAAAGTACAATCAGTCGAATGGCATTGATGCTAATGGGTCAAAGTGCCATCAGTCAAATGGCAACGATGCCAATAGGGCAAAGTCCCATCAGTTGAGTGGCAGTGATTCCAATGGGTCAAAGTTTCATCAATCAAATGGCAGTGATGCCAATGAGTCAAAGAGGCATCAATCTAATGGCAGTGATGCCAGTGAGTCGCGGAGACACCAATCTAATGGCAATGATGCATCCAAAATCTTGAACTCATGCCTATCAGAAAAAGTGACGAAGACAAAACATGTTTTTGATCAGCACTTGGAGACTAATAATCTGACCTCATCAAAGGTCAATAAGGTGCCTGCTggactttcaaggaagttgagTGTCTCTGAAAATTCTGATACAAGAAAATGCCCTGTCAATGGTGGTATCAAAATAATTGTTCATAAAAAGGATTTCGCTGCAACAACTTCCAAGTCTACCGCTTCTACTGATACAgagaacaataaaaacaatGCACAAACTGTGACCGATGGAAATGGTGTTGGCAAAGTTAGACGAGATGAAGCCTTATATACTGCCAATAGCGGATCTTCTACGGTGGCAAATGGTCACTGTAAGATTCAAAATATAAATGGTGATTCCGTAGAGAAAGGTCATAAAGAAAACCATGTTAGGAGGGATATCATGGCAGTAGGAAGAACTCATAACCAAAAAGAGGAGTCTAATCCAGATGTAAAATGCCATTCTGATGGCTCAAGGTTGAAAAGAAAGTCACAGGACAAAGATCCTTGTATTTTGCTCGCAACAGATGCTCAATCTTGTGCCAAGGTGGAGGAGTTCAAGAAAGT catTGAGAAAGAGACTTCATCAGTGCTGGCATCATGTGGTTGGTCAGAAGAAGTTTACACTTTTATGCGTTCTCGGAAAAAGCTGTGTGTGGGACGAGCAGAATATGATGCATCAAATGTCAACCAATTGAA GAGGCTGTTGATAAAAGATGCCAAATCagcttttatttcaaaaattcccGAGTCGTTGAAGGGGAGGCTTATTGAACATCTAGTATTATTCAGCAAAGAGAAACAACCTTCTATTGCGTGA
- the LOC140007811 gene encoding glycolate oxidase, which translates to MGEITNVTEYQAIAKQKLPKMVYDYYASGAEDEWTLAENRNAFSRILFRPRILIDVSRIDMTTTILGFKISMPIMIAPTAMQKMAHPEGEYATARAASAAGTIMTLSSWATSSVEEVASTGPGIRFFQLYVYRDRNVVAQLVRRAERAGFKAIALTVDTPRLGRREADIKNRFTLPPFLTLKNFEGLDLGKMDKADDSGLASYVAGQIDRTLSWKDVKWLQTITSMPILVKGVLTAEDARIAVQSGAAGIIVSNHGARQLDYVPATIMALEEVVKAAQGRVPVFLDGGVRRGTDVFKALALGASGIFIGRPVVFSLAAEGEAGVRKVLQMLREEFELTMALSGCRSLSEITRNHIVTDWDVPRLLPPARL; encoded by the exons ATGGGGGAGATTACCAACGTCACGGAATATCAGGCAATTGCCAAGCAGAAGTTGCCAAAGATGGTATATGATTACTATGCATCAGGTGCAGAGGATGAATGGACTCTGGCGGAGAATAGAAATGCTTTCTCAAGAATTTT ATTTAGGCCACGGATTCTAATTGATGTGAGCAGGATTGACATGACCACCACCATCTTGGGATTTAAGATTTCAATGCCCATCATGATTGCCCCAACTGCCATGCAGAAAATGGCTCATCCTGAAG GTGAATATGCAACTGCAAGAGCCGCATCAGCTGCAGGAACAATTATG ACGTTGTCATCATGGGCTACTTCCAGTGTTGAAGAGGTTGCATCAACAGGACCAGGCATCCGGTTTTTTCAACTTTAT GTCTACAGGGACAGGAATGTTGTTGCTCAGCTTGTGCGAAGAGCTGAAAGGGCAGGTTTTAAGGCTATAGCCCTTACTGTTGACACACCTAGACTGGGACGCAGAGAAGCAGATATCAAGAATCG ATTTACTTTGCCACCATTTTTGACATTGAAGAACTTCGAGGGATTAGACCTTGGCAAGATGGACAAA GCAGATGACTCTGGATTAGCTTCATATGTTGCTGGTCAAATTGATCGCACTCTAAGTTGGAAG GATGTCAAGTGGCTCCAGACCATCACTTCAATGCCCATCCTTGTGAAGGGTGTCCTTACTGCTGAAGATG CAAGAATAGCTGTCCAGAGTGGAGCAGCTGGCATCATTGTATCCAATCATGGTGCCCGTCAACTTGATTATGTTCCTGCAACTATTATGGCTTTGGAAGAG GTTGTGAAAGCTGCACAGGGTCGTGTGCCAGTGTTCTTGGATGGAGGGGTCCGTCGTGGCACTGATGTCTTCAAGGCCTTAGCCCTTGGAGCTTCTGGCATATTC ATTGGAAGGCCTGTGGTTTTCTCCTTGGCTGCAGAAGGAGAAGCTGGGGTTAGAAAAGTACTTCAGATGCTGCGTGAGGAATTTGAGCTAACCATGGCGTTGAGCGGCTGCCGGTCACTCTCGGAGATTACTCGCAACCACATTGTCACCGACTGGGATGTTCCACGCCTTCTTCCTCCAGCAAGGCTTTGA
- the LOC140004037 gene encoding probable sugar phosphate/phosphate translocator At3g14410 → MADPPKKALSSGVVTYAYILLYIALSSGQIFFNKWVLSSKEINFPYPLGLTLLHMVFSSILCFVLTKVLKIMRVEEGMTLEIYLTSVVPIGAMFAMTLWLGNTAYLYISVAFAQMLKAIMPVAVFILGVAAGLEMMSCRMLLIMSVISFGVLVASYGEIDINWVGVVYQMGGVVGEALRLIFMEILVKRKGIKLNPISVMYYVSPCSALCLLIPWIFLEKPKMDDQGTWNFPPLILTLNSLCTFALNLSVFLVISHTSALTIRVAGVVKDWVVVLLSAILFADTKLTLINLFGYAIAIAGVAAYNNHKLKKEATQVSSNESQPPQLLPSASSND, encoded by the exons ATGGCAGATCCACCCAAGAAAGCACTCAGCAGCGGGGTGGTAACCTACGCTTACATTCTTCTTTATATTGCACTTTCCAGCGGCCAGATCTTCTTCAATAAG TGGGTTTTATCCTCAAAGGAAATAAACTTCCCATATCCCCTTGGATTGACTCTGCTTCACATGGTCTTCTCCTCTATCTTATGCTTCGTGcttacaaaagttctcaag ATTATGAGAGTTGAGGAAGGGATGACTCTTGAAAT ATATCTTACATCCGTCGTACCTATTGGTGCAATGTTCGCTATGACACTTTGGCTGGGAAACACTGCTTACCTTTATATATCTGTTGCATTTGCTCAGATGTTGAAAGCAATCA TGCCGGTTGCTGTTTTCATTCTCGGAGTGGCAGCAGGACTGGAAATGATGAGTTGTCGTATGCTTCTGATTATGTCAGTAATCAGTTTTGGTGTATTGGTCGCTTCTTATGGTGAAATAGATATCAACTGGGTTGGTGTTGTTTATCAAATGGGAGGTGTTGTTGGAGAGGCTTTGAGGCTTATATTCATGGAGATTCTGGTGAAAAGGAAGGGTATCAAACTAAATCCTATATCAGTTATGTACTATGTCAGCCCATGCAG TGCTCTCTGTCTCTTGATTCCCTGGATATTTTTAGAGAAGCCAAAGATGGACGATCAGGGGACATGGAACTTCCCACCTCTTATATTGACTCTTAATTCTCTCTGTACCTTTGCTCTCAATCTCTCAGTGTTTCTCGTCATCTCGCATACGAGTGCTCTTACTATCCGTGTGGCTGGTGTTGTCAAAGATTGGGTGGTTGTCCTACTATCTGCAATTCTTTTTGCAGATACAAAGCTAACGCTCATCAACCTGTTTGGTTATGCTATCG CTATTGCAGGTGTAGCTGcctacaacaatcacaagttaAAAAAGGAAGCTACTCAAGTCAGCTCAAATGAGTCTCAACCACCTCAATTGCTTCCATCTGCGTCTTCCAATGACTGA
- the LOC140007813 gene encoding glutathione S-transferase U25-like, translated as MADEVIVLDHEYSPPANRVIIALKEKGVAFVSKQEDLPNNKSSLLLEMNPVHKQIPVLIHNGKPICESLIIVEYIDEVWNDKSPLLPTDPHERAHSKFWADYIDKKIYTSARPVLTTKGETQAAAMKELISSLKILDAELGDKPYFGGKTFGITDIALIPIYSRFYTLEKFGNLSMNEECPKLVAWGERCLQRESVSTTLHNQYETYDFMLEIRKKLVVE; from the exons ATGGCTGATGAAGTGATTGTGTTGGACCATGAATATAGTCCTCCTGCTAACAGGGTAATAATTGCATTGAAAGAGAAGGGCGTAGCCTTCGTGTCCAAACAAGAAGATTTGCCGAATAACAAGAGTTCATTGCTCTTAGAAATGAACCCGGTGCATAAACAGATCCCTGTCCTAATTCACAATGGGAAGCCGATTTGTGAATCCCTCATCATTGTTGAATACATCGACGAAGTCTGGAATGACAAATCTCCTTTGCTGCCAACTGATCCTCATGAGCGAGCTCACTCAAAGTTCTGGGCTGATTATATAGACAAAAAG ATCTATACTTCTGCAAGACCAGTGTTGACAACCAAGGGTGAAACCCAGGCAGCAGCCATGAAAGAACTAATAAGCAGCCTCAAAATATTGGATGCAGAGCTTGGAGACAAACCTTACTTTGGGGGAAAGACTTTTGGCATCACAGATATTGCCCTTATACCCATCTACAGCCGGTTTTATACCTTGGAGAAGTTTGGAAACTTGAGCATGAATGAGGAGTGCCCAAAACTTGTTGCATGGGGTGAAAGGTGCTTGCAGAGGGAGAGTGTGTCCACAACTCTGCATAATCAGTATGAGACTTATGACTTCATGTTGGAGATAAGGAAGAAGCTTGTAGTTGAGTGA
- the LOC140007812 gene encoding probable glutathione S-transferase, with protein sequence MADEVIVLDHEYSPPANRVRIALKEKGVAFVSKQEDLPNKKSSLLLEMNPVHKQIPVLIHNGKPICESLIIVEYIDEVWNDKSPLLPTDPHDRAHSKFWADYIDKKIYTSARPVLTTKGETQAAAMKELISSLKILDAELGDKPYFGGKTFGITDIALIPYYSWFYALEKFGNLKMNEECPKLVAWGERCMQRESVSTTLHNLYETCDFLLEIRKKLGVE encoded by the exons ATGGCTGATGAAGTGATTGTGTTGGACCACGAATACAGTCCTCCTGCTAACAGGGTCAGAATTGCATTGAAAGAAAAGGGCGTAGCCTTCGTGTCCAAACAAGAAGATTTGCCGAATAAGAAGAGTTCATTGCTCTTAGAAATGAACCCGGTGCATAAACAGATCCCTGTCCTAATTCACAATGGGAAGCCGATTTGTGAATCCCTCATCATTGTTGAATACATTGACGAAGTCTGGAATGACAAATCTCCTTTGCTGCCAACTGATCCTCATGACCGAGCTCACTCAAAGTTCTGGGCTGATTATATAGACAAAAAG ATCTATACTTCTGCAAGACCAGTGTTGACAACCAAGGGTGAAACCCAGGCAGCAGCCATGAAAGAACTAATAAGCAGCCTCAAAATATTGGATGCAGAGCTTGGAGACAAACCTTACTTTGGGGGAAAGACTTTTGGCATCACAGATATTGCCCTTATACCCTACTACAGCTGGTTTTATGCACTGGAGAAGTTTGGAAACCTGAAGATGAATGAGGAGTGCCCAAAACTTGTTGCATGGGGTGAAAGGTGCATGCAGAGGGAGAGTGTGTCCACAACTCTGCATAATCTGTACGAGACTTGTGACTTCCTGTTGGAGATAAGAAAGAAGCTTGGAGTTGAGTGA
- the LOC113690824 gene encoding probable glutathione S-transferase parA, with the protein MAGDKVVLLDTHVSAFGMRVRIALAEKGIEHEYKEENLADKSPLLLEMNRVHKKIPVLIHNGKPVCESLIIVQYIDEVWHDKNPLLPSDPYQRAQARFWADFVDKKLYDAGWRLWATKGEEQEAAKKELIGTVKTLEAELGDKTYFGGEDFGYVDVALIPFYNWFYTYETCGNFKIECPKLVEWAKRCMQRETVSKSLADPHKIYEFVVSLKKKFGIE; encoded by the exons ATGGCCGGTGACAAGGTGGTTCTGTTGGATACACATGTGAGCGCGTTTGGCATGAGGGTCCGAATAGCCCTGGCCGAGAAGGGCATCGAGCATGAATACAAAGAAGAAAACTTGGCTGACAAGAGCCCACTTCTTCTTGAGATGAACCGTGTTCACAAGAAAATCCCAGTTCTGATTCATAACGGAAAGCCTGTTTGCGAGTCCCTTATCATTGTTCAGTACATAGATGAAGTGTGGCATGACAAGAATCCCTTGCTCCCGTCTGATCCTTACCAGAGAGCTCAAGCCAGGTTCTGGGCTGACTTCGTTGACAAGAAG CTTTATGATGCTGGATGGAGGCTTTGGGCCACAAAGGGAGAGGAACAGGAGGCAGCCAAAAAGGAACTCATAGGGACTGTGAAGACACTGGAAGCAGAACTTGGAGATAAGACTTACTTTGGAGGGGAAGACTTCGGATATGTGGATGTGGCCTTAATTCCTTTCTACAATTGGTTTTATACCTACGAGACATGCGGGAATTTCAAGATTGAGTGTCCAAAGCTGGTGGAATGGGCCAAAAGATGCATGCAGAGGGAGACTGTGTCCAAGTCTCTTGCTGATCCTCACAAGATTTATGAATTTGTCGTGTCCTTGAAGAAGAAGTTTGGGATCGAATAG